A segment of the Chromatiales bacterium 21-64-14 genome:
GTGTGCCATGGCCTCTGTACCTCGTTGATCTAGCCAGCGATGCCGGTAACGCGCAACTCCGTATAGGGTTGGCGGTGCCCAGCCTGCTTGCGATAGTGCTTGCGGCGGCGGAATTTCACGATCTCCACGGTCCGGCCCTTGCCCTGGGCGCTGACGGTGGCGGTGACCTTGCCGCCGGCAACGTAGGGCGTGCCCACCTGGACACGATCCCCGTCGGAGATCATCAATACCTTGTCGAATTCCACGGAAGCACCTTGCTCCGCGGGCAGTTTTTCCACCCGGAGGACGGTGCCCTCCTGGACGCGGTACTG
Coding sequences within it:
- a CDS encoding 50S ribosomal protein L21, with the translated sequence MYAVIETGGKQYRVQEGTVLRVEKLPAEQGASVEFDKVLMISDGDRVQVGTPYVAGGKVTATVSAQGKGRTVEIVKFRRRKHYRKQAGHRQPYTELRVTGIAG